From the Halomonas meridiana genome, one window contains:
- a CDS encoding Ltp family lipoprotein has translation MKILKLVMMITLFAATPTWAESLTGPQNNAVRSANLYLSMQGFSRSGLIQQLSSDFGDGYEVADATVAVDSLDIDWNKQAAKSAQQYLNMMGFSCQGLIEQLSSSAGDWYTESQATYGARQAGAC, from the coding sequence ATGAAAATCTTGAAATTAGTGATGATGATTACTTTGTTTGCCGCCACGCCGACATGGGCAGAAAGCCTTACAGGGCCGCAGAATAATGCCGTTAGATCTGCGAATCTTTATCTCAGTATGCAGGGCTTTTCCCGAAGCGGGCTTATTCAGCAGCTCTCATCAGACTTTGGCGATGGTTATGAGGTTGCCGACGCAACCGTGGCAGTGGATAGTCTCGATATTGATTGGAACAAGCAAGCGGCTAAGTCTGCACAGCAGTACCTCAATATGATGGGCTTCTCTTGCCAAGGCCTTATTGAGCAACTTTCATCCAGTGCGGGCGATTGGTATACCGAGAGTCAAGCCACCTACGGGGCACGACAAGCAGGTGCTTGCTAA
- a CDS encoding Txe/YoeB family addiction module toxin gives MKLIFSENAWEDYLYWQKTDKKILNRINKLIKEIKREPFEGVGKPEPLKHSLAGYWSRRINEEHRIVYKVTDDALLVAQLRYHY, from the coding sequence ATGAAGCTCATCTTTTCCGAGAACGCCTGGGAAGACTATTTGTACTGGCAGAAAACTGACAAAAAGATTCTCAACCGAATCAACAAGCTAATCAAAGAAATCAAGCGAGAGCCATTTGAAGGAGTCGGCAAGCCAGAACCCCTTAAACACAGCCTCGCGGGTTACTGGTCTCGGCGAATCAACGAAGAACACCGCATCGTTTACAAGGTCACGGACGACGCTTTGCTTGTTGCCCAGCTGCGGTATCACTACTGA
- a CDS encoding type II toxin-antitoxin system Phd/YefM family antitoxin, with translation MDAISYTAARTNLAKTMEQVCEDHSPMIITRNKAQSVVMISLEDYEALQETAYLLRAPKNARRLLESVGELEQGGGQEKELLE, from the coding sequence ATGGATGCCATCAGCTACACCGCCGCTAGAACCAATCTAGCAAAAACCATGGAGCAGGTCTGTGAAGACCACTCTCCTATGATCATCACCCGCAATAAGGCGCAATCCGTGGTCATGATCTCTCTCGAAGACTACGAAGCACTGCAAGAGACAGCCTATCTCCTGCGCGCGCCCAAGAACGCCCGCCGTTTACTGGAATCCGTTGGCGAGCTGGAGCAAGGGGGCGGTCAGGAAAAGGAGCTTCTTGAATGA
- a CDS encoding aldo/keto reductase, whose amino-acid sequence MQTIELGGVSVPRIGQGTWHMGENAGQRQAEIRALREGIDLGMTLIDTAEMYAEGGAEEIVGEAIRGRRDEVYLVSKVYPHNASTQGVQAACERSLRRLGTDTIDLYLLHWRGQYPLSETVEAFERLREQGKILRWGVSNFDVDDLEELNAPACATNQVLYNPGARGIEYDLLPWQAQRHMPLMAYCPIGQGGALLRDATLQRIADKHSATPAQVALAWALRHPGVIAIPKAVNLDHLKQNADADDVRLDDEDLAEIDAAYAPPTRKQGLMMV is encoded by the coding sequence ATGCAGACGATTGAGCTAGGCGGCGTCAGCGTACCCCGTATCGGCCAGGGCACCTGGCATATGGGTGAGAATGCCGGGCAGCGGCAGGCTGAAATCAGGGCGCTGCGTGAAGGTATAGACCTGGGCATGACGCTGATCGATACCGCCGAGATGTATGCCGAAGGCGGCGCTGAAGAAATCGTTGGCGAAGCCATTCGCGGGCGGCGCGATGAGGTGTATCTGGTTAGCAAGGTTTACCCGCACAACGCCAGCACCCAAGGTGTTCAAGCCGCCTGCGAGCGCAGCCTGCGCCGATTGGGCACCGATACGATTGATCTATATCTGCTGCACTGGCGCGGCCAGTACCCGCTGAGCGAAACCGTGGAAGCGTTTGAGCGGCTGCGCGAACAGGGCAAGATCCTGCGCTGGGGCGTGTCAAACTTCGACGTTGACGACCTAGAAGAACTAAACGCGCCCGCTTGCGCCACCAATCAGGTGCTCTACAACCCCGGCGCCCGGGGCATTGAATACGACCTGCTGCCTTGGCAAGCCCAACGCCACATGCCGCTCATGGCCTACTGCCCCATCGGGCAAGGCGGCGCGCTACTTCGTGACGCTACTCTGCAACGCATCGCCGACAAACACAGCGCCACCCCCGCGCAAGTCGCGCTTGCCTGGGCACTGCGACACCCCGGCGTGATCGCGATTCCTAAAGCCGTAAATCTGGACCACCTTAAACAGAACGCTGATGCAGATGACGTTAGGCTCGATGACGAGGATTTGGCAGAGATTGATGCCGCCTACGCGCCGCCAACACGCAAGCAGGGTTTAATGATGGTGTGA
- a CDS encoding OsmC family protein produces MAEYTASIQWARGADEAFLDQRYSRGHEWVFDGGVRVPASSSPHVVPLPYSVEANVDPEEAFVASLSSCHMLFFLAIAAQQGFVVESYVDNAVGVMEKGSDGKIAMTQVTLRPKAVFAGEPPSMEALEQIHHAAHEKCFIANSVKTDVVTEIQH; encoded by the coding sequence ATGGCCGAATACACCGCTTCTATTCAGTGGGCCCGTGGGGCCGATGAAGCCTTTCTAGATCAGCGCTATAGCCGTGGGCACGAGTGGGTGTTTGATGGCGGCGTTCGCGTGCCTGCGTCGTCATCGCCTCATGTGGTGCCGTTGCCTTATTCGGTCGAGGCCAACGTCGACCCGGAAGAGGCGTTTGTGGCCTCGCTCTCCAGTTGCCATATGCTGTTCTTCCTCGCCATTGCCGCGCAGCAGGGTTTTGTCGTGGAAAGCTACGTGGATAACGCGGTGGGTGTGATGGAGAAGGGCAGCGATGGGAAGATCGCCATGACCCAAGTCACGCTGCGGCCAAAGGCGGTGTTTGCAGGAGAGCCACCCTCAATGGAGGCGCTTGAGCAGATTCATCATGCTGCCCATGAAAAGTGCTTTATCGCTAACTCGGTTAAGACCGATGTGGTGACCGAGATTCAGCATTAA
- a CDS encoding GNAT family N-acetyltransferase yields the protein MEDTSNVTLALADASAFEAFKQELKASFSVAVEETFGAVEASLIPSDADIDNSLTAPDAVVHHILLDGVKVGGAIVTIDEATQHNALDLFYLLPSTHGRGVGYRAWQAIEQAYPQTRVWMTHTPYFEKRNIHFYVNKCGFKIVSFYNRYYPLPDDEERGSKAHKLEFFGFEKVMR from the coding sequence ATGGAAGATACCTCTAACGTCACGCTGGCGTTGGCAGACGCATCGGCATTTGAAGCGTTCAAGCAAGAGTTAAAAGCCTCATTTAGTGTGGCGGTGGAAGAGACGTTTGGCGCAGTGGAAGCGAGCTTGATTCCTTCCGACGCCGATATCGACAACTCTCTTACCGCACCAGATGCCGTGGTGCATCACATACTGCTAGACGGCGTGAAAGTGGGCGGCGCGATTGTGACCATTGACGAAGCCACTCAGCACAACGCGCTGGATCTGTTCTATCTCTTACCCAGCACCCACGGGCGTGGCGTGGGCTATCGTGCCTGGCAAGCCATCGAGCAGGCGTACCCGCAAACGCGGGTATGGATGACCCACACGCCTTATTTTGAAAAGCGAAACATCCACTTTTATGTCAATAAGTGTGGTTTTAAAATTGTCTCTTTTTATAACCGTTATTACCCCTTACCCGATGATGAAGAGCGGGGTAGTAAGGCGCATAAGCTTGAGTTTTTTGGCTTTGAGAAAGTCATGAGGTAA
- a CDS encoding GNAT family N-acetyltransferase, with protein sequence MTVRAAERTDIAAIAQVYQACFPREKNHVKWIEASFNAYPKGVYYVVEVEGQVRGYILWCVKNGFREKSIIELEQIGIHPDAAGKGLGKQLIVESLALFKAHVRRQGCGVGAVMVTTSEGNFAEKLYQSTLGVSRAAVISGYGSGDEVILYNASVE encoded by the coding sequence GTGACCGTAAGAGCTGCAGAAAGAACCGATATTGCCGCTATCGCCCAGGTGTATCAGGCCTGTTTCCCCCGCGAGAAAAACCACGTCAAGTGGATAGAGGCGTCGTTTAACGCCTACCCAAAGGGCGTTTACTACGTGGTCGAAGTGGAAGGCCAAGTGCGCGGTTATATTCTTTGGTGCGTGAAGAACGGCTTTCGGGAAAAGAGCATTATCGAGCTGGAACAAATCGGCATTCACCCAGATGCGGCGGGTAAGGGGCTGGGTAAACAGCTTATTGTGGAGTCGCTAGCGCTGTTCAAAGCCCACGTGCGCCGCCAGGGCTGTGGCGTGGGAGCGGTGATGGTAACCACCTCGGAAGGCAACTTCGCAGAGAAGCTATATCAATCTACGCTAGGCGTCTCCCGCGCGGCGGTGATTAGTGGCTATGGCTCAGGGGATGAGGTGATCTTGTATAACGCCAGCGTGGAGTAG
- a CDS encoding GFA family protein, with product MKGECLCGEVAFKIAGELPHLYQCHCSLCRKATGAAANAATFVQSEQFQWLSGQGNIRSYQRESGYRSDFCATCGSPVPNQLLGSDWMWVPAGLLEGDTTARVAVHLHVTSAAAWEQEAAHCQRFDASPESLQALHSALQQV from the coding sequence ATGAAAGGCGAGTGCCTGTGTGGGGAAGTGGCGTTTAAGATTGCAGGCGAGCTGCCTCATCTGTACCAATGCCACTGTTCGTTATGCCGTAAGGCAACCGGTGCCGCTGCTAATGCGGCCACCTTTGTGCAGAGCGAGCAGTTCCAGTGGCTTTCGGGGCAGGGGAATATCCGTTCTTATCAGCGTGAAAGTGGCTACCGAAGCGATTTTTGCGCGACATGCGGCAGTCCGGTACCCAACCAACTGCTCGGTAGCGACTGGATGTGGGTGCCAGCAGGGTTATTAGAAGGTGATACCACTGCCAGGGTCGCCGTCCATCTTCACGTGACCTCTGCCGCCGCCTGGGAGCAGGAAGCCGCCCACTGCCAGCGCTTTGATGCCTCCCCCGAGAGTCTACAGGCGCTGCACAGCGCACTTCAGCAGGTTTAG
- the bla gene encoding class A beta-lactamase, whose product MHTMNHRQSRWMRAALSACLFFASATVMAQEDRIAAELERIEQTLDARIGFAAHNIATGQRWEVNADERFAMSSTFKTLACGALLEQVDEGQLALETEVSFEASELVTYSPVTEQYAGHQPMTLFELCDATMTTSDNTAANLVLQALGGPEAITAFVRSMDDPVTRLDRYETELNEATPGDERDTTTPNAMLATLEKLVLGDVLSDESRQQLEAWMMGNAVADGLFRAAMPFDWIIADRTGAGGYGSRSITAIIWPPEQAPTVVVLYITETEASFEERNAAIASLGEVVQESLAAH is encoded by the coding sequence ATGCACACAATGAATCACCGTCAATCACGCTGGATGCGTGCTGCGCTGTCGGCTTGCTTATTTTTCGCTTCTGCCACTGTTATGGCGCAGGAGGATCGGATTGCCGCTGAGCTTGAGCGCATAGAGCAAACTCTGGATGCGCGCATTGGCTTTGCTGCCCACAACATAGCCACAGGCCAGCGCTGGGAAGTGAATGCGGATGAGCGCTTTGCCATGTCCAGCACCTTTAAAACCCTGGCCTGCGGCGCGCTACTGGAGCAGGTGGATGAGGGGCAGCTGGCGCTGGAAACCGAGGTCAGTTTTGAAGCATCGGAGTTGGTGACTTACTCGCCGGTCACCGAGCAGTACGCGGGCCACCAGCCGATGACGCTGTTTGAATTGTGCGATGCCACCATGACCACCAGCGACAACACCGCTGCTAATCTCGTGCTGCAAGCGTTAGGTGGGCCGGAAGCCATCACGGCGTTCGTGCGGAGTATGGACGACCCCGTTACCCGCCTAGACCGCTATGAGACCGAGCTAAACGAGGCCACCCCAGGGGATGAGCGCGATACCACCACGCCCAACGCCATGCTGGCCACGCTGGAAAAGCTGGTGCTTGGAGATGTGTTATCAGATGAGTCTCGCCAGCAGTTGGAAGCGTGGATGATGGGCAATGCGGTGGCGGATGGCCTGTTCCGTGCCGCCATGCCGTTTGATTGGATAATTGCGGACAGAACCGGCGCAGGCGGTTACGGCTCACGCTCAATTACCGCGATTATTTGGCCACCGGAGCAGGCACCCACCGTCGTGGTGCTTTATATCACCGAAACCGAGGCATCATTTGAAGAGCGCAATGCGGCTATTGCTTCTTTAGGTGAAGTGGTTCAAGAATCGTTGGCAGCTCATTAA
- a CDS encoding manganese efflux pump MntP family protein: protein MTPVALLFLAVSMSADAFAASISKGAELSKPRFRHALGIGLVFGIIEAMTPVLGWVAGKASQQYVEAWDHWVAFTLLFIIGLHMMHEGLKKEEKVAHRKQTLWLLILTATATSLDAMAVGASLAFIDVNIITTSLAIGLATTVMASMGTLLGHKLGKYVGHWAELVGGVVLIGIGVMVVVEHTGIL from the coding sequence ATGACGCCTGTTGCGCTACTGTTTCTTGCGGTTTCCATGTCGGCGGATGCATTCGCAGCCTCCATCAGTAAAGGCGCCGAACTCAGCAAGCCCCGCTTCCGACATGCCCTGGGTATTGGCTTGGTGTTTGGCATCATCGAAGCGATGACACCGGTGCTGGGCTGGGTGGCTGGCAAGGCGTCTCAACAGTACGTCGAAGCCTGGGACCACTGGGTGGCGTTCACCCTACTTTTCATCATTGGCCTGCACATGATGCATGAAGGGCTGAAAAAAGAAGAAAAGGTAGCACACCGCAAACAAACGCTATGGCTGCTGATACTGACGGCTACTGCCACCAGCTTAGACGCCATGGCGGTAGGCGCTAGCCTGGCGTTCATCGACGTGAACATCATTACCACCAGCCTCGCCATTGGCCTTGCCACCACCGTCATGGCATCCATGGGGACGCTGCTAGGCCACAAACTGGGCAAATACGTTGGCCACTGGGCAGAACTTGTAGGCGGGGTCGTGCTGATTGGGATTGGAGTAATGGTGGTGGTGGAGCATACGGGGATTTTATAG
- a CDS encoding CDP-alcohol phosphatidyltransferase family protein — translation MPPVSNSSSYPLPKRLFSSLELLIGALFLVGMGMLLAPLMASAANWWAAGIFYTLISGLILVFWPHGPLGWANRVTLGRAVLVALVAGALVSDAFIDAIWLWLGVSVIALLLDGVDGWIARRTRSHSPFGARFDMELDALLIMLLCVGLIMEEGLGLWVLLIGGMRYLFVAASLLFPWLDAPLNESYRRKAVCVWQVVAMLLALTPLTSPLLAGLLAFSALVTLVYSFGVDVKWLYQHR, via the coding sequence ATGCCGCCTGTTTCTAACTCCTCCTCCTACCCACTGCCCAAGCGGCTGTTCAGCAGTCTCGAGCTGCTAATAGGCGCGCTGTTTCTCGTGGGTATGGGCATGCTGCTCGCGCCGCTCATGGCAAGCGCCGCCAACTGGTGGGCAGCCGGTATCTTCTATACGCTCATCAGCGGTTTGATCTTGGTGTTTTGGCCCCATGGCCCGCTAGGTTGGGCCAACCGGGTGACACTAGGACGCGCGGTGCTGGTCGCTCTGGTTGCGGGCGCGCTGGTGAGTGACGCTTTCATCGATGCCATTTGGCTATGGCTGGGTGTCTCGGTCATTGCTCTACTACTGGACGGCGTGGATGGTTGGATTGCCCGCCGCACCCGAAGCCACTCGCCTTTTGGCGCGCGCTTCGATATGGAACTGGATGCCCTGCTGATCATGCTGCTCTGTGTTGGCTTGATCATGGAAGAGGGGCTGGGGCTGTGGGTGCTGCTGATTGGCGGCATGCGCTACTTATTCGTGGCCGCTAGCCTTCTCTTCCCTTGGCTAGATGCACCGCTTAATGAGAGCTACCGCCGCAAAGCCGTGTGCGTCTGGCAGGTCGTGGCGATGCTGTTGGCGTTAACGCCACTGACTTCGCCTTTGTTAGCAGGGCTGCTTGCGTTTAGCGCGTTAGTCACGCTGGTTTACTCTTTCGGCGTGGATGTTAAGTGGCTGTATCAACATCGCTAA
- a CDS encoding zinc-binding alcohol dehydrogenase produces the protein MSAPDTAVAFWVTHPGHGELQQEELPTIDTSEVRVRALYSGVSRGTESLVFHARVPESETQRMRAPFQAGEFPTPVKYGYCSVGRVTHGPDSLLDKTVFCLYPHQDHYVVPADRVVPVPDDVPAQRAVLTANMETALNGVWDANPMLGERVCVMGAGVVGALVAYLCARIAGVEVTLVDINPERESLARALGVPFSLPEQAPNDQDCVIHASGHPDGLRLAMERVGNEGRVIEMSWFGQGEVALPLGGAFHSQRLTLRASQVGQLPAKLQPRWNYRRRLSVALRLLADPALEALISSECDFIDFSQRAPALFSPQSTALCHRIRYP, from the coding sequence ATGTCGGCGCCTGATACGGCGGTGGCCTTTTGGGTAACGCACCCAGGTCACGGCGAACTGCAGCAGGAAGAGCTGCCCACAATAGATACATCAGAAGTGCGTGTTCGTGCCCTGTATAGCGGCGTGAGCCGCGGCACGGAATCTCTGGTGTTTCATGCCCGCGTGCCGGAAAGCGAAACTCAGCGGATGCGCGCTCCTTTCCAGGCCGGAGAATTCCCCACCCCGGTAAAGTACGGTTACTGCAGCGTGGGTCGTGTGACTCACGGCCCTGATTCACTTCTCGATAAAACCGTGTTTTGTCTTTATCCCCATCAGGATCACTACGTAGTGCCTGCCGACAGGGTGGTGCCGGTCCCTGATGACGTACCTGCCCAGCGCGCCGTGCTCACTGCCAACATGGAAACCGCCCTCAACGGCGTGTGGGATGCCAACCCCATGTTGGGTGAGCGCGTCTGCGTGATGGGCGCAGGCGTGGTGGGGGCGCTGGTGGCGTATTTGTGTGCGCGCATTGCGGGGGTCGAGGTCACGCTGGTCGATATCAATCCCGAGCGTGAATCTCTTGCCCGCGCCCTCGGCGTACCGTTTTCCCTGCCTGAACAAGCGCCCAACGATCAAGACTGCGTGATTCACGCCAGCGGCCACCCGGACGGTCTGCGTCTGGCTATGGAGCGGGTCGGCAATGAAGGGCGTGTTATCGAGATGAGCTGGTTTGGCCAAGGGGAGGTGGCACTGCCCCTCGGCGGGGCTTTCCATTCCCAGCGGCTGACTTTGCGCGCGAGCCAAGTGGGTCAGCTGCCTGCCAAGCTGCAACCGCGCTGGAACTATCGCCGCCGCTTGAGCGTGGCGCTACGTCTGTTGGCGGACCCCGCCCTGGAGGCGTTGATCAGCAGCGAGTGCGATTTTATCGATTTTTCTCAACGAGCCCCGGCGCTGTTTAGTCCACAGAGCACGGCGCTTTGCCACCGAATTCGCTACCCCTAA
- a CDS encoding 6-carboxytetrahydropterin synthase, whose product MYRLCVRDHFMIAHSFKGEIFGPAQRTHGATYVVDVVFQRPELDQDGLVIDIGLASETVKEVLANYNYRNLDEVSEFNGQNTTTEFMAKVIFDQLAAAIKAGRMGETAKGLTQMDIKLHESHVAWASYEGAL is encoded by the coding sequence ATGTACCGTTTATGCGTCCGCGATCACTTCATGATTGCCCACAGCTTCAAAGGCGAGATCTTTGGCCCGGCCCAGCGCACCCACGGCGCTACCTATGTGGTCGATGTCGTATTTCAGCGCCCAGAGCTGGATCAAGATGGCTTGGTGATCGACATTGGCCTCGCCAGTGAGACCGTCAAAGAAGTGCTGGCCAATTACAACTATCGCAACCTCGATGAGGTCAGTGAGTTTAACGGCCAGAACACCACGACGGAGTTCATGGCGAAAGTGATTTTTGACCAGCTCGCCGCTGCCATCAAAGCGGGCCGTATGGGCGAGACCGCCAAAGGCCTGACGCAAATGGACATCAAGCTACATGAATCTCATGTGGCCTGGGCCAGCTACGAAGGGGCACTATGA
- a CDS encoding glycosyltransferase: protein MSQRFTLLVAGDPDQRTGGYIYDAQIVAALREQGLQVDVVGLDGRFPQADATAKRALDSALETLADGERVIIDGLAMGALPDVVARHADRLDITSLLHHPLGDEQGLSSDEQQYLHRSELTGLAEAARVIVTSRFTARRLSELASDYSLPITAPITVVEPGVAHAPVSPAPAPGEPIRLLCVATLTPRKGQDVLVKALARVNSDQWQCDCYGGARDTAFSASVQQLIDEHRLAERVTLHGECDADTLEAAYQRAHALVLPSWYEGYGMVVTEALAHGLPVITTTGGALRDTLPEGAGISVAPGDVEALSAAIANFCTHEALRTELRAGVAVARGALNDWQAAGVEFAKALNGTGTPDLSAGSQFAASWLTLREAVDSHARSEALVNRLDAWLSMREAPVSLADLGCGRGSNMQFLAPRLSTAQRWALFDHDDALLREAHRRALPLHDATGQSLNVETHCASLANLDHSALKVADVVTASALIDLVSQQWIDTLAQQCAAHRQALLVSLSVTGEWCFTDADQQPIDDPEDRFVLGLFNAHQQRDKGLGEALGGEAHRALYHAMAEQGYAVEEAATPWQLAAGSHEQQPLVSSLINGWAEAATEQAPEAATRIAEWRTARLDAVERGQVGVWVGHRDLLALPAEQG from the coding sequence ATGAGCCAGCGCTTTACCTTACTAGTAGCAGGTGATCCGGACCAGCGTACCGGTGGTTATATCTACGATGCGCAGATCGTTGCCGCACTGCGCGAACAGGGCCTTCAGGTGGACGTGGTCGGCCTGGACGGGCGCTTTCCGCAGGCCGATGCAACGGCAAAACGTGCGCTTGATAGCGCGCTGGAAACCCTAGCCGATGGCGAGCGCGTCATTATCGATGGCTTGGCCATGGGCGCACTGCCCGATGTGGTGGCCCGCCATGCGGATCGGCTGGATATCACGTCGCTGCTGCATCACCCGCTGGGCGATGAACAAGGGCTCTCAAGTGACGAGCAGCAGTATCTTCATCGCAGCGAGCTGACGGGGCTGGCGGAGGCGGCGCGGGTCATCGTCACTAGCCGCTTCACCGCCCGCCGTTTGAGTGAACTGGCCAGCGATTACTCGCTGCCCATTACTGCGCCCATTACGGTGGTCGAGCCGGGCGTTGCTCACGCGCCGGTCAGCCCCGCACCTGCGCCGGGTGAACCCATCCGCCTGCTGTGCGTGGCCACGCTCACGCCGCGCAAGGGACAGGATGTGCTGGTCAAGGCGCTGGCGCGCGTGAATAGCGACCAGTGGCAGTGTGACTGCTACGGAGGGGCCCGCGATACGGCATTTAGCGCTAGCGTGCAGCAGCTCATTGACGAACATCGGCTTGCCGAGCGCGTCACTCTCCACGGTGAGTGCGATGCCGACACCTTGGAGGCCGCGTACCAACGTGCCCATGCGCTGGTGCTGCCTTCTTGGTACGAAGGTTACGGCATGGTGGTCACCGAGGCGTTGGCCCACGGGCTGCCGGTGATTACCACGACTGGCGGCGCCCTGCGCGATACCCTACCGGAAGGCGCAGGCATCAGCGTCGCTCCTGGCGATGTGGAAGCACTTAGCGCTGCGATTGCTAACTTCTGCACCCATGAGGCGCTACGTACCGAACTACGTGCCGGGGTAGCGGTGGCGCGAGGCGCTCTCAACGACTGGCAGGCCGCTGGCGTTGAGTTCGCCAAGGCGTTGAATGGCACAGGTACGCCCGACCTCTCGGCGGGCAGCCAGTTTGCGGCCAGCTGGCTCACGCTGCGGGAAGCGGTAGATAGTCACGCCCGCAGTGAAGCGCTGGTCAACCGGCTCGATGCGTGGCTATCCATGCGCGAAGCGCCGGTATCGCTGGCAGATTTAGGCTGCGGGCGGGGCAGCAATATGCAGTTTCTCGCGCCTCGGCTGAGCACTGCGCAGCGGTGGGCGCTGTTCGACCACGACGACGCCCTGTTACGAGAGGCGCACCGTCGTGCCCTGCCGCTTCATGATGCGACGGGCCAGTCGCTGAACGTGGAAACCCACTGCGCGTCGCTTGCGAATCTCGATCACTCGGCACTGAAAGTGGCGGATGTGGTCACTGCTTCAGCGCTCATCGACTTGGTGTCTCAGCAGTGGATCGACACGCTGGCACAGCAGTGTGCCGCTCATCGTCAAGCGCTGCTAGTGAGCTTGAGCGTCACCGGCGAGTGGTGCTTTACCGATGCGGATCAGCAGCCCATCGACGACCCGGAAGACCGCTTTGTGCTGGGGCTGTTCAACGCCCATCAGCAGCGGGATAAAGGGCTGGGCGAGGCGTTAGGCGGCGAGGCTCACCGAGCGCTCTATCACGCCATGGCGGAGCAGGGGTACGCGGTGGAAGAGGCCGCTACGCCTTGGCAGCTCGCCGCGGGGAGCCATGAGCAGCAGCCGCTCGTCAGCTCGCTGATCAATGGCTGGGCGGAAGCGGCCACCGAGCAGGCGCCGGAGGCGGCAACGCGGATCGCCGAGTGGCGCACCGCGCGCCTGGATGCCGTGGAGCGTGGGCAAGTGGGCGTTTGGGTGGGCCATCGTGATCTGCTGGCGCTGCCAGCGGAGCAGGGCTAG